A window from Carassius auratus strain Wakin chromosome 48, ASM336829v1, whole genome shotgun sequence encodes these proteins:
- the LOC113065407 gene encoding cytochrome P450 2B4-like, which yields MWTTLMKLDLASVGIALCLGLISVVLFEIFRMNSYRSQTPPGPRPLPFVGTIPYLLKNPMEFIRSLSQYGEMATVYLGRKPAIILNTVQLVKEALVQNASSFSGRPYIPLISWITGGFGIIFVTFGDAWRQQRRFALHTLRNFGLGKKSVNERVTEESRYLVLEMLKSEGKPFNIQHTTQNAVSNIICSIVFGDRFDYDDKRFAYLLKILNENVFLTGSVVGQVFNLLPIIKYFPGPQQKVYQSAEELKAFIREAVQNHRETLDPDSPRDFIDAYLLEIEKQKSNEDSTFHEDNMVMSVADLFLAGTDTTSTAIRWGILFLTKNPDVQERCHEEIVQVLGYDRLPSMDDRDKLPYTHATVHEILRCANIVPSGLFHETTQPTKLRGYDIPKGTQILINLTAILTEKEHWKFPDTFNPENFLDDSGNFFKPESFLAFSLGPRVCLGETLAKTELFLFITSLLQRIRFSWPPGVKWPDMNGVVGAVRSPEPFDIICHSRGS from the exons ATGTGGACGACTCTTATGAAGCTAGACTTGGCCTCTGTTGGCATTGCTCTATGTCTGGGCTTAATTTCTGTAGTTCTGTTTGAGATCTTCAGGATGAATTCCTACAGATCTCAAACTCCTCCTGGTCCCAGACCTCTGCCTTTTGTGGGAACCATACCATATTTGTTGAAGAACCCAATGGAGTTCATAAGATCG TTATCTCAGTATGGAGAGATGGCCACTGTGTATCTTGGGAGAAAGCCAGCGATAATCCTCAATACAGTCCAGCTCGTGAAAGAAGCCCTGGTCCAAAATGCTTCATCTTTTTCAGGAAGGCCATATATACCACTTATATCCTGGATCACTGGTGGATTCG gTATAATATTTGTCACCTTTGGTGACGCCTGGAGGCAACAGAGACGGTTTGCTCTTCACACGCTCAGGAACTTTGGTCTGGGAAAGAAGTCTGTCAATGAACGCGTGACAGAGGAAAGCAGATACCTGGTTCTTGAAATGCTCAAATCGGAAG GCAAGCCTTTCAACATTCAACATACAACACAGAATGCCGTTTCCAACATTATCTGTTCCATCGTGTTTGGGGATCGTTTCGACTATGATGACAAGCGATTTGCATACCTTCTGAAAATCCTGAATGAAAACGTCTTTCTGACAGGGTCAGTTGTTGGACAG GTGTTTAACTTGCTTCCCATCATCAAATATTTCCCAGGGCCGCAACAGAAAGTCTATCAGAGCGCTGAAGAGTTGAAGGCTTTCATCAGGGAAGCGGTCCAAAATCACAGAGAAACTCTGGATCCAGACAGTCCACGGGACTTTATTGATGCCTACCTGCTAGAGATTGAGAAA CAGAAGTCCAACGAGGACTCCACATTTCATGAGGATAACATGGTAATGTCAGTAGCTGATTTGTTCCTGGCTGGAACCGACACCACATCAACCGCCATCAGATGGGGCATCCTCTTCTTGACTAAAAACCCAGATGTACAAG AGCGATGTCATGAGGAGATTGTTCAGGTTCTGGGTTACGACCGCTTACCCAGCATGGATGACCGAGACAAACTACCGTACACACATGCCACGGTTCACGAGATTCTGCGCTGTGCCAACATTGTACCCTCTGGTTTGTTTCATGAAACAACTCAGCCTACAAAACTAAGAGGATATGACATTCCCAAG GGCACCCAGATATTAATTAACTTAACAGCGATTTTAACTGAGAAGGAGCACTGGAAGTTCCCAGACACTTTTAACCCAGAGAATTTCTTAGATGACAGTGGAAATTTCTTCAAACCTGAGTCTTTCCTCGCTTTCTCCTTGG GTCCGAGGGTCTGTCTCGGCGAGACCCTAGCTAAGACGGAGCTGTTCCTCTTCATCACTTCTCTCTTACAGCGGATTCGTTTCTCCTGGCCACCTGGTGTGAAGTGGCCAGACATGAATGGGGTCGTCGGTGCAGTCCGCTCTCCAGAGCCGTTTGACATCATCTGCCACAGCAGAGGATCCTAA